CAGAAGTCGTGCGTCGTCGAGACGGAGTCGTGTTCGGGAAAGAGGATGCGGAACTGCCACTCGCGGCCTTTCCCGTAGGCGCTGAGAATCGACGCGTTCTCTTCGAGGATGATGTAGAGGATGACGCGGATGTGCGCGATCCACTCCATCCGGACGAGGAGTTCGTCGTCGAGTTCGGTGAGCGTCTCGACGTTTTGCGTACTCGGGTCGGCCTGCAGCAGGTCGGACAGCTCGGCGAGGTCGTCCGCGGTCGCCCACAGGAACGGCATGGCGCGGTCGGTCCCGTCCTCGACGACCCGGACCACCTCGAACTCGACACCCTCCCCCTCCTCCAGCGTCTGGTGCAGGGCGAACTCCTCGGCTGGGATGGCCGCTTCGACGATCGTACTCATCGAGTGCACATAGAACGGACCCCTATATTAGCACCTTTTACCGACAGCGTACACTTCGAACCGGGACGCCGCGCCCTGAAAAGTGGGGTGCGAAGGCAAGCACAACGCCGACCATCACGACGTCGGAAGATACAGTCGCGATGGAAACAGTTCAGATCACCGAGGACGACGTCGGTACGACAGTCGTGGACCAGAACGGCGACGAAGTCGGCATCGTGAGCGCAGTCAGATACGGGACGGCCTACGTCGATCCCGATCCCGACATCACCACGCGGCTCAAGACGGCACTCGGCTGGGAAGAGGTCGACGAGGAAGACGGCTACCCGCTGCAGGAAGAGGCCGTCGAGACGGTCACCGACGACGAGATCCGGCTGACGGATCTCTAGAGCGGGCGCTCCCAGCGTCGGGTGTGACCGACTCGGACGTATTTCCCCGTTTCCCGCCTGTTCTCGATCACTCCGCCACCGGCCACACGACGACGGTCATCACGAGCGACCCCACCAGTACGACGCCACCGCCACCGATCACGAGTGTCTCGGCGACCTGTGGGAACCGATCGACGATTGGGACGAACACACCGACCTCGAAGCCCACGATCAGCAGGGCGCCGACCACGTCGAAGACCAGGTCGAAAGCGGTGTCGCGCCAGCCGTAGTGGACCAGCACCGGTTCGACGTCGAACCGGTCGCCGACCTCGCGGGCGACGAGTTCGATCAGTTCCCAGAAGACGCCGACGGCGAAGGTGAAGCCGACCGTGGCGACCGCGAGGACGCCCGCGGAGAGCGGGTACGCGACCAGC
This Halorientalis sp. IM1011 DNA region includes the following protein-coding sequences:
- a CDS encoding helix-turn-helix domain-containing protein; amino-acid sequence: MSTIVEAAIPAEEFALHQTLEEGEGVEFEVVRVVEDGTDRAMPFLWATADDLAELSDLLQADPSTQNVETLTELDDELLVRMEWIAHIRVILYIILEENASILSAYGKGREWQFRILFPEHDSVSTTHDFCEEYDIDLTFDSIYELSESIRRGRYGLTEDQYETLLEAYEAGYYDIPRKTDLTDLAEDREISHQALSERIRRGHSELIETTLRPDPTDHD